The Nerophis lumbriciformis linkage group LG36, RoL_Nlum_v2.1, whole genome shotgun sequence DNA window ccgacacactaaaggggctctctaccttacgctatgaagtgaggcaaaactaagtgaataatgacaggttctatgattatttatttaaactcatattcgggcctctttataatgaatatgtcggcatgtatttgtaaaaaaaaaaattaatatataatttatatatatataacaccaaattatttaggggggcttaagaatgttttaggggggcttgagcccccctaaaataggcctaacaacgccaatggcacTGAGTACTTTGAAGGACTGTGTCTTCCCATCTCCCTTAAATCTCCTATGTAGTTCCTGAGAAAGAACATCAAGGAATGGATAGTACACCTTCACTCTGTAGTACTCTTCCACTGATTTGAAGGAGTGGCTCTCTGTGGCTGCAGTAGAACTGTGTTTATACTTTGCAGGAACATTCCCCTGCCTGTTCTGTCCCggggggggatgggggggggggggggggactgtgGGAATGCTGATTTCATAAGCCTCTGCCTTTTCTGCGGCATTCTTGAACAGTTTGGAAAACTGTTCTTCTGTTATCAGATTGGACAAGGTATCCATCACTCCCCCaacaaccagtgacgtgcggtgaggttgatggctggtgaggcactgacttcatcacagtcagatttacaaacatatgaaccctaaagagtatcttattcaccatttgattggcagcagttaacgggttatgtttaaaagctcataccagcattcttccctgcttggcactcagcgtcaagggttggaattgggggttaaatcaccaacaattattcctgggcacggcgccgctgctgcccactgctcccctcacatcccagtcggtgatcaaggggatgggtcaaatgcagaggacaaatttcaccacacctagtgtgtgtgtgacaatcattggtactttaactcattggcgttgttaggcctattttaggggggctcaaaaaaatatattcttaagcccccctaaataatttggtgtttttttgttttttttttacaaataaatgccgacatattcattataaagtggcccaaatatgagtttaaataaataatcatataacctgttattattcactcagtttcccctcacttcgtagcgtaaggtagagagcccctttcgtgcgtcggtatccaatccattccacttgttcatatagaaaatgcccacatcactcaaattccagcccgcatcttctctgcgaccttgcttgcggtcctgcaggtgtacgaagcacattatcttcctttacaatgagtgaagctgcacaaaaccttgtgtgtgcaattgtaaatcatttattttttaagttttgtgtttcttgtagaatctatataaagtaatatacataagcctattgttaaaataatgaaaaaaacatcattaaatatatttgttttattgtattgttacattaatagctgttttattattataggatggcttgttaaacatttaataggattttcagagggaggaaaaaccaagacatttaatataaaatgtaaaatgaataaatacataaaaagaaaaagaaaatatatggttaaaagccatcgtcccggggagcatttcatttcgtcccgtgcatttaaaaaataataataataataacaatgaataatttctaagtctttgttaaccgtttgtgaagttttgtgctcgtgcgtaacattcgctcgcatcctgtgcatctcctgggggcaaagccccccccgtccttaaaagctagtgacgcccctgctttattttttttttattttttttttatgtcctgtccagcttctcaggcaaatcatatagttgatgtagatgcccatgtcggctgttcagatttactttacaaaagagaagtgtaggatacttctcttgttgccttatttgtatttgactttattaaatgtatttatattatcatttagtgcagccgggccggagcaggaggggatagaaagagaaaaaaaaaagaagacagagggggaaattgtggggacaagagggggattagacagagagacaaaaacaacaacagcaaacaacaacaacaacaacaatagagcaacatcagcaaatatgacatgtacaaatatgatggtaaaagtaatagcaaataagcagttagcgaaaaataaaaaataatacagaaatgacaatgagcattattacactacaaatggatcaatacaaataccaatagaaatagcgctattgataatgaacaataccaataatttacctttattatcaacaatacagttgtttaaatgcaacaatacatatacgtaatgataacttgagatacgaaagaatgcagaaaaatggagggggggaaagagaagcaacctacattaaccttgtagattgttatagtcacaataggttaagctttgtcagtgtgccatgtgttacacccagtttaccctagggcaacaacgttaatatatgtttgatgaaacgtgattatgtgcatgagtgtaagtatgcatatgtacttgtatatgtacagaatgtgtatatgtgtttgtacaatgaatgtatatgtacagaatgtgtatatgtgtttgtacagtgaatgtatatgtacagtatgtgtatgtgtatgtttgtatattgaatgtgcgtgtggatgtacgaacattaggtaggtaaatatgtactgtatttgtgtatgtatgtgggagcgtaggtacctatgtacgtatgtgagcatacgtgaatttgcatgtacaatacagtgacgcccctgctttaacttaactttaactttacacatacaaactgtagcacacaaaaaagcacatttaataaaaaaaacattattatggtcttacctttacttataagtgcgggaacagtggtgttcgtgttggaggagttgtgaatgaatgaaatatgaaatccgtgctgcagtctgccggtgtacctaataatgtgtccttgcagtcgttcacggctcctccggcgcgagcaatgttgtttttgcactttttggcttcttgttaagtgactttttttgggtggattcggtcttgcacgtggagggtttgggtgtgggcttcagTTGATGTGGCGCTCTGTGGCGAAGGTtccttaaccagcaccaggaggcggggttacgcgagcctcagccagtgcgtcttcgcagcagttttatgatcgctcagcacaagaaatactttacacacatacagttgtttacaaaatacactgtacattatatatctcagctaactaaactatggaaatgtataatataattcatatagcaatatggtctcactgcacagcagaccagcagttagccgagtccgtccatgttgaggcactgagtgatgtgcctcgactggctgctgttcaccgcaccgtctcttctcagtatttaaacggcaaatgtgaaaattcagcgattttgaataaaaataatctaaaactggtgaagttaaatggaaaataactttatagtataaccactggatacatataacaatttaattatttttttttctttttactttttttttctttccatgatggcaggtgaggccccgtctcacctgcctctagtgactgcacgtcactgccaacAACACTATATGCCGTGGACAGGTCAATACTCTGGTTCTGGACTGCATCAGAGGCAAGTGCAGTGACATCAAAAACTGGTGTGGCtattacaaggcacagtaagaaCTCAAAGTCGATGGCATTAAGGTACATTCTTGCATCACCAGCAGCAGTATCTGGAGGCTCTTGGATCGTAGCCTTGACCACACATGTTTTCAATCTATAGGTCATTcatttgcagtgttgggactaacgcgttacaaagtaacgcgttactgtaacgccgttagtttcggcggtaactagtaatctaacgcgttattttttatattcagtaactcagttaccgttactacatgatgcgttactgcgttattttacgttatttttcatgtagtatcggctagaaacagaagatctgagtgttttattgcagcggtggaaaagaaaaggcgtgctttatgtgggtgggggcggggggggactcccataccgcagttgaggagcgcaggggagacgttcctccagggcctatgtacgtcttcggcgctaacaaccttcactttacccggcagtgggtctttacagctgagggtgaatgacgagaccggcggtttgttgcaactttgtgactttattgtacgcagccatccaccaagctagagcacctgcaagcactcactgtcgccggtccctcacctctctcgcccactcactcactgacgtcactcacctcacatgctgtcatatcttaaagggccacacacacacacacacatacgctactctcataacaactaacaagacatcatggagaagccagaagtcgagttttttaacatggagatattctcaatacttttcttttgtcgagcacaaagaaaataacattttagttaaatgtaagttgtgtcttggatcaaagatcctatctacttaaagttaaagttaaagtgccattatgttgcagctatttaaaatagttttgtcaatttgttctggcctgaaataaattggccctttgaaacatatctttgtctttgtgtgttgtatgtagagcacattgcttagcagagttcagtgatgcaaatgcatgtcaagttgatcaacacattgtattattcttcagtgcaataacagtactgaaatgaaggctaaaagggcattaatgggagccttaaaaaaagggggggggggggggggagaagtaactaaatagttacttttcacagtaacgcattactttttggtgtaagtaactgagttagtaactgagttacttttgaaataaagtaactagtaactgtaactaattactggttttcagtaactaacccaacactgttcattTGTAACAGGTCCAGAACTGTTTTCTCCATCTCCTCACCTGTTGTGGTTGACACATTACAAACCTGGAGGAAGTGCTCCTTGACATCCGTTTCAGACACATAACGTACAACAAAGGAGACCTGCTCACAGTGAGATACATCAGTGGTTTCATCTACAAGTATGGAATAGATTTTCGCTTCCTCCATTTCTTTTCCTATCTCTGTTCTTGTGAATGTGGCCAGGGCTGTTATGAGATCATTTTGTGTTCTGTTTGAGAGTAATGAAACCCAACTCTTCTTCTTACCAACTTTCTTCTCTTTTACACTATCTAAATGTAGCTTGAGAACACTTTCGTATTGGCTGAACATTTTCACAAGTTCAAGGAAGTTGCCCTGGTTGGAGCTCATCATCACCCCTGAGAGCCTTTCCCTGTCGTGCGAGATATAAAATGATGTCAATCAATCTGGTCAAAATGTCCCTGTTTCTTTGTTTCTCTCGCTCTCTCATCGCCTTGCCTTGAATGTCTGATACATCAAGAGCTGCTTGTAATGCACTCTTTTTGAAAGTGTTCCATCGCACCGTGCTTGTTAAGTGGGCCTCTGAGTTTGCATTCTCCAGTTGTTTAACCCAGCCACTCTCCAAGCAGACTTGCTGTACTTTTCTTCATTAAGAAAAAGACGACAGCTGAAGCAGAACATACCATCCTTGTCTGGTGAGTATTCCAACCACGGCCTAGTGTTATACCAGTTTCTTTGAAATGATCGTCCATCTAAGTACAGGTTGACATGGTCCTCTATCAACACACATTTTGACATAGCTGGCATTACATTTTAGATCAAAAGCTTGTTGGTGGGCAGGATCTGTAGGATACTTTAACGGTGCAATATTTGATAAGACCTCTTCTCCTACATCACTTGTAGCTCCTTCAACTTCCCCctcatctatggcttcctctgcagtagtatcatctgcctcccttcctgtggattcttcctccccaacatttaccgggatttctatgacttcctctgtgtcaggagttgcatctaaagcctcttttctctcaggtgttgcttctacactctcctcctcctctctctcaggtgttgcttctaaggtctctgcctctctctcaggtgtgacactttctgaggtctgtggtctttcttgaattctggtgctagtaccgtattttccgcactataaggcgcacctaaaaaccacaaattttctcaaaagctgacagtgcgccttataacccggtgcgctttattacgattcattttcataaagtttcgatctcgcaacttcggtaaacagccgccatcttttttcccggtagaacaggaagcgcttcttcttctacgcaagcaaccgccaaggaaagcacccgcccccatagaacaggaagcgcttcttcttctacccgcccccggaagaagaagaaaaaacgcgcggatatcaccgtacgtttcatttcctgtttacatctgtaaagaccacaaaatggctcctacaaagcgacaaggatccggttcataaaaagacgcaatctctccatccgcacacggattactaccgtatttcacagcaactgatattcctgtgaaccgcactgtggaacgggagcacgtacggtgaatattcgcaccacagggaatgagaagtcatccttcactgtggttctagcttgccatgctaacttccacccatggtgatattcaaaaggaagaccttgccaaaagagacctttccagccggcgtcatcataaaagctaactcgaagggatggatggatgaagaaaagatgagcgagtggttaagggaagtttacgcgaagaggccgggtggcttttttcacacagctccgaaggcgaacacaccttcactaagacgggcagacagcgccggacgacatacgccaacatttgccagtggatcgtaaatgcctgggcagatatttcggtcacaactgtggtccgagctttccggaaggcaggattcacagaactgctgcacaacaacagcgacactgaatccgatgacttcgacgagacggagccggccatttttggatcccacgcttgcgcaacttttcaattcggacaccgaagacgaagaattcgaaggatttacgaatgaagaataacttcagaaggtgagcgctatgtttattttgtgtgttgtgacattaacgttcgagcaacattatgttgcttttgctctacaccattttgaattttactatgtttgtgattgcacatttgcgtacattttgggacagagttgttagaacgctagttttcaatatattattaaagtttgactgaactatctgactgtttttttgacatttactttagcgcagcgtttttttgacattcactttagcgcagcgtaggcgcggcttatagtccggggcggcttattggtggacaaaattatgaaatatgtaattcatagaaggtgcggctaataatccggtgcgccttatagtgcggaaaatacggtacttggttttagccatgcattaagaggtctgctacccttagctgcttcctggcgctccttctccttccttttctgtatcctttctttgttTGGCATCGTGCTGCagacataatcaacatgaatcaaattggagcacatacttgttggtcacaaaaacattcatgaagtttgcttcttttatcaatttattaagggtctactgaaaatgtgagcaaatgtgctgggtctaaagtatacatacagcaatgttaatatttgcttaaatgtcccttggcaagttgcactgcaataaggcgcttttggtagccatccacaagcttctgcttgaatttttgaccacaaaattggtgcagttcagctaaatgtgttgcttttctgacatggacttgtttcttcagcattgtccacacgtttaagtcaggactttgagaacgccattctaaaaccttcattctagcctgatttagccattcctttaccacttttgaggtgtgtttggggtcattgtcctgttggaacacccaactgtgcccaagacccaaccttttgACGTGGTAaaggaacacaattcctaccgtcaagcatagtggtggtagtattatgctctgggcctgttttgctgccaatagaactggtgctttaaatgggtcaatgaaaaaggaggattacctccaaattcttcaggacaagctaaaatcatcagcccggaggttgggtcttgggcgcagttgggtgctccctagggaggtgtttagggcacgtccgaccggtaggaggccgcggggaagacccaggacacgttgggaagactatgtctcacggctggcctgggaacgccttggggtcccacaggaagagctggacgaagtggctggggagagggaagtctgggcggaagaagatggatggatggatgggtcttatcttaaacgagccttaaggtgtggcttctggagcaagagcttccttcttgcatggtagcctctcagtccatggtgaTGCACAACAAATTTGCAGAGATTCGGCAAAGTTTGGTTGCTGCCCATAATGTgcagggattggttgaatttgggTGAATTGGTGAGATCAGAACATCCATGAATAAAGAGTCCATAAAACAAGGATGCATACAAGGACACCTAAACAAAGAGCAATGCAAGCAGATTCCTCCTGTCTTTGCCTTTCCTGTTTCTTTTTTTCAGTCCATTCAACCAGAGCTACAGCTGTAAGGGCCGCCGCACCAAGGCCCAAACCTGTCCACGCGGTCGCTTCTACCGCCTGGCACACCTGCAAAGAGAGATGACACTCTTTAACAACAAAACTCAATTAATAGATGTTTCCCTTTTATTTGCCTGATTAAAATATTGACGGTCACAGCAcaaggtacactatattgccaaaagtatttggtcagccatccaaatgatgagaaccaggtgtcctaatcacaggtgtatcaaatcaagcacttatgcATGGagcctgtttctacaaacatttgtgaaagaatgggccgctctctggaacggtcataggatgccacctgtgcaacaaatccagtcctgaaattttccccgctcctaaatattccaaagtcaactttattataagaaaagtgaatagtttgggaacaacagcaactcagccaccaagtggtagaccacgtaaactgacagagagggtcagcatagtgcaaagactgttatgatccggatcatatttttgtttacgttttcgaggcacttgtgttttttgttagttttggactctttgagtgcctgtttgtacacctgagtttgttgctatggctgcttattgttttcacctgccgcgtatGTTCCCGACgcacacctgtttgtcatcactgacattattattcaagcctgccttccctgtcagtctgtcttgcttcctagtttgtttccatacaacagatgacgacttttgtttcctgctcttgttacttgctagctcccacgctagcccatttagttttttgccttaagtgctatgagcacgtttttgtttgttcccttttgatttaattcttaataaatcatttttcctacctgcacgctgtgtctgatgcccgtctgcattcctgagagaacgagtcccgcatcaccatgcgccccggtcgtcacagtaggaAGCAAGTAAGAAGAAGCTCTCTCGCTGCGGGCATGACGGAGGTAgatgaaggtgcgtggatggtcctccgagtgatggaagcagagacgctccgctgttctccagatgaggagatgaaatggggacctggaggtgttctggtcccgatcgactccatctggcccggggaggtccgctctcaaCCCGCTCGCACGCGTAAGCGAAGGCGGAAGTCTGACAAGAAGGCTTCGGCTCGCGAAAGAGACGCGCAAatcccgcaattcttccctccggaacacagccatcAACAAGCAGCCCAGGATCCCCATCCTCAAATGTTTGGTAATTATACTGATCACTTTTCCAAAGAGTTATCCGACTGGCCCGtcaatcactgggactgcagctaTGATGTCATCCCATTGGCGCCCCGTAACGACACGCCCCCTGATGACGCGCTCTCGTCTATttctgatgacgtcatagacaaagacatttttttacattcagtcaattctttctgtcagccacttCCTAATGACTTTAATTCTACAATAAaacactatcaggacatttttgttaaatataagtctagtcagtcccagtcaccttctgactttcaagctccacccccaattactttggccccaccccctatggctcaagctccgcccactcctctgttttctcccttctggtcgtccctacagtcccaTGATATTGGGGAGATGAACAGACAatgtggacaatttaaaggggaggattctgccctccttctgacctccctccacccacctctGAAGACGGTTTCAAACAGCaacgagcgcgtctggtatccacgtcttgagggggggggggggggggctagtgctgggagctgtgctaatggggtggcacaactgcgtttagctaagccgcaacctcctgcccggccaccgccaccagtccttcggcgtgctaagccgcaacctcctgcccggccaccaGCATcagtcctccggcatgctaagccgcaaccccctgcccggccgccaccactgGTTTTTCGGCATGCtcagccgcaacctcctgcccggccaccaCCGCCGGTTTTTCAGCCTGCTAAGTCGCAACCAtcggcccggccgccaccaccagtccttcggcgtgctaagccgcaacccccggccaggccacctccgccaaagtcacgcccagcacctgctccaagtctggttctcacaccagcacctgctccaagtctggtttccgcaccagcacctgctccaagtctggtttccgcaccagcacctgttccAAGGCTGGTTTctgcaccagcacctgctccaaggctgctttccgcaccagcacctgctccaaggctggtttccgcaccagcacctgctccaaggctggtatccgcaccagcacctgctccaaagctggttcccgcaccagctcctgctccaaggctggttcccgcaccagcacctgcttccACGACGACAGCCCGAACTCCTgcttcgcctctggctccgcacacgccggcagacgagccgcctgctccgcccacgccagcagacgagccgcctgctccgcccacgccggcaggcgagccgcctgctccgcccacagtGACGTCGACTCCTCCCACGGCGACGGCGACTCCTCCTGCTCCCACAGCGACGTCGACTCCTCATGctcccacggcgacgtctgctttctcctcgtctccggtgggccttcccagggcgccgccaccttcctcgccctcatcgtcgtctcagcgacctcgagtggtccggCTGCGCAAGCAGCTCTCTCAAAGGTCAGTGAATGggcgccagtggcgcaaacagcagcgacgcccaggaCGTTGTCAtataactctccggctgctgaacttctggcgccactcacgcccaccctctcggcggccacgaatgtggccgttccgtggtcgcccgccgcGCCTGCGGCTGCGgcattccattcgccgccgccacctgactcgtccccggtggattcggggacacgtggcctggcgaccctctgccaaatcctccctccaccctcccttgactcttgaactttcttATAGTTGGTGGGTTTTAAattttccaggggacatctggaatcttccccttaagggggggtactgttatgatccgctgcccggatcataattttgtttacgttttcgaggcacttgtgttttttgttagttttggactccttgagtgcctgtttgtacacctgagtttgttgccatggctgcttattgttttcacctgccgcgtgtgttcccgacgcgcacctgtttgtcatcactgacattattattcaagcctgccttccctgtcagtctgtcttgcttcctagtttgtttccatactatgagcacgtttttgtttgttcccttttgatttaattcttaataaatcatttttcctacctacacgctgtgtctgacgcccgtctgcattcctgagagaacgagccatgcgccccggtcgtcacaaagactttctgcacggtcagttgctacttcatgtgaccttccaattagcccacgtacagtacgcagagagcttcatggaatgggtttccatggccgaacagctgcatctaagccctacatcaccaagtccaatgcaaagcgtgggatgcagtggtgtaaagcacgtcgccactggactctagactagtggagacgccttctctggactgatgaatcacgcttttacaTCTAGCAACCTGatagaccagtctgggtttggaggttgccatgagaacgctacatttcaagtgtgaaatttggtggaggaggaattatggtgtggggttgtttttcaggagttgggcttggccccttagttccagtgaaaggaactttgaatgctccaggataccaaaacattttggacaattccatgctcccaaccttgtgggaacactttggagcgggcccccttcctcttccaacatgactgtgcaccagtgcacaaagcaaggtccataaagacatagatgacagagtgtggtgtggatgaacttgactggcctgcacagagtcctgacctgaacccgatagaacacctttgggatgaattagaactgagactgagagccaggccttctccaccaacagtgtgtgacctcactaatgcacttttggaagaatggtggaaaattcctataaacacactctgcaaccttgtggacagcctccctagaagagttgaagctgtaatagctgcaaaaggtcatattgaaccctatgggttaggaatgggatggcacttcaaggtcatatgtgagtcaaggcaggtggccaaatacttttggcaatatagtgtatgaatgATTGGTGCTGATATCGGATCAATGGGAAGTTAAAAGTAGTATCTGGACATTGCTAATCAATCAGGCCACTCTCACTTGCAACATGTCTTAAGTACAACTGTTAGGTGTCATGTCCATGGAGGTGGCGTACAAAGGTCaactccttcaaaataaaagccctaCCTGGCGGGACTCTGGTTTTCCGTAGCGCAGGTTGGTGACAAAGTGCTCACAGTTTGCACTGAAGAGGCTGTAGGACACCATGTGGCCCACCAGCCTTTTGGCTTCCCTCAAGATGACATAGACTGGGCGGGGTTGGTATTCGTCATC harbors:
- the LOC133576999 gene encoding phospholipase A and acyltransferase 3-like isoform X3 gives rise to the protein MATHREVKPQPGDLIEIFRPGYQHWALYVGDDLVVHVAPPSECAGAGPSSMMSILADRGLVKMEELWTVVGNDRYQVNNILDDEYQPRPVYVILREAKRLVGHMVSYSLFSANCEHFVTNLRYGKPESRQVCQAVEATAWTGLGLGAAALTAVALVEWTEKKKQERQRQEESACIALCLGVLVCILVLWTLYSWMF
- the LOC133576999 gene encoding phospholipase A and acyltransferase 3-like isoform X2, whose protein sequence is MALEGRDRHGQREVKPQPGDLIEIFRPGYQHWALYVGDDLVVHVAPPSECAGAGPSSMMSILADRGLVKMEELWTVVGNDRYQVNNILDDEYQPRPVYVILREAKRLVGHMVSYSLFSANCEHFVTNLRYGKPESRQVCQAVEATAWTGLGLGAAALTAVALVEWTEKKKQERQRQEESACIALCLGVLVCILVLWTLYSWMF
- the LOC133576999 gene encoding phospholipase A and acyltransferase 3-like isoform X1; the encoded protein is MATHNSAPWWVRRALEGRDRHGQREVKPQPGDLIEIFRPGYQHWALYVGDDLVVHVAPPSECAGAGPSSMMSILADRGLVKMEELWTVVGNDRYQVNNILDDEYQPRPVYVILREAKRLVGHMVSYSLFSANCEHFVTNLRYGKPESRQVCQAVEATAWTGLGLGAAALTAVALVEWTEKKKQERQRQEESACIALCLGVLVCILVLWTLYSWMF